A window of Juglans regia cultivar Chandler chromosome 7, Walnut 2.0, whole genome shotgun sequence contains these coding sequences:
- the LOC108994978 gene encoding monothiol glutaredoxin-S10-like produces the protein MDRIVKIASQKAVVIFSKSSCCMCHAIKRLFYEQGVSPAIFELDEDSRGQEMEWALMRLGCNPSVPAVFIGGKFVGSANTVMTLHLNGNLKKLLKEAGAIWL, from the coding sequence ATGGATCGCATTGTTAAAATTGCATCGCAAAAGGCAGTGGTGATCTTCAGCAAGAGCTCGTGCTGCATGTGCCATGCAATTAAAAGGCTGTTTTACGAGCAAGGAGTGAGCCCGGCAATTTTCGAACTTGATGAGGACTCGAGAGGGCAGGAAATGGAGTGGGCTCTCATGCGTCTAGGATGCAACCCCTCAGTTCCGGCAGTGTTCATTGGGGGTAAATTCGTGGGCTCTGCTAACACTGTCATGACACTTCATCTCAATGGCAATCTAAAGAAATTGCTCAAAGAAGCCGGAGCTATATGGCTTTGA
- the LOC108994974 gene encoding monothiol glutaredoxin-S2: protein MERVSNMTSERPVVIFSRSSCCMCHTIKTLFITEFGVNAAVHEVDEIPRGREIEQALLRLGCNPSVPAVFIGGELVGGTNEVMSLHLRRSLKPMLQRAGAIWV, encoded by the coding sequence ATGGAGAGAGTCTCAAACATGACATCAGAGAGGCCCGTGGTGATCTTCAGCAGGAGCTCCTGCTGCATGTGCCACACCATCAAGACTCTCTTCATCACCGAGTTTGGGGTGAACGCCGCAGTCCACGAGGTGGATGAGATTCCGAGAGGGAGGGAGATCGAGCAAGCTCTTCTCAGGCTTGGGTGTAACCCGAGCGTGCCGGCGGTGTTCATCGGCGGTGAACTGGTGGGTGGAACCAACGAGGTGATGAGCCTCCATCTCAGGCGCTCCTTAAAACCAATGCTCCAACGCGCTGGAGCAATCTGGGTTTGA